AGTGACTTGCACAAAGTGCTAAACAAAGAAATTGCAATAGTTGTGGCGTATGCAGAACTTTCAAAAAGGGATTTAACTGTTAAAGTAAAGTAGATAAGATTAGGATGTATACAAAGATACAATCAATTAGTTTACAGAAGCCTTGAACATGGGTGGGTTAGGAAACCCATTTTACAGGGCTATTAAGTCCCCCTATGACTAAGCCACTGGGCAAAAGACTTTTGCCAGAAAGAAATGGAATATcaaagcgagagagagagacagagtGAGTGGGGAAAACTGCATGCAGTGAAAACATGTGACGCTCGATGACGAATGTTGACAACAACAAATCCGAAAGCGAAGAAAAGGGCAGAAGAATAAGTTATAGAGCACCTAGCCCCCAAAACACCCCCAAAACCCCCCGCATCATGGCATTGACCACTGCCACTGACCCGTTGATAATGCGGAACGGAAGTGCTCTCGATTAGCggatctctctctctcttactCTCTTAAGCCTTTGTGtttagtttattgtttttttttttgagctaTCTTGCGTTGCAATCTGAACTTATCATCACTATCACTCACTATGAAATACATATGTCTAATGCAGGCTTTAATCTGTTTCAATTTGTTACTAAATTCAGAGTGGGAAAACCAAGTTCAGAATTCAAAACAGTGATTTGCTGTATAGTTTATATTGCATCAGTTTGTGCGAGCCTTTTTTGATGATATCGATATCAGTGAAAACCAGTTCATAAAGATTTGGGACTAGCATAACATTTTATTACTCATACGTAAGTTGACAAATTTGGTCaaacgtggcgtatgagtaatttgTTCCAGAACTTAAGTTCTTCCTTGATTTCGTATGAATTTCGTTCTTGGATTTTTCGGTTCCCCAAACTTGCAAATATACCCTCAGAACGCTCTACACTTTgagatacatatgtacatatgtatgtacatatagcgCAATCAACAAGCACATGAAATCCCACACTCACGCAAGCGTACACAAATCTAGTATAAATTCTGGCGAAATGTAAAAGCTTCCATTTTGTTATTGTAAGCCAGCGGCGGCAACAAAACTCGTCAGTCAGCCGCAAAGCTACAAAAAGCTTCACATTATATATTATCCACACAAGCCTATATAAATAACTAGACTCTACGAAGATGGCGACAAAAGCAAATAGACGGAAAACATATGTTGCTCAGAGTGTTGGTGAGAGCGAGTGAGCGAGAGAGCAGGAGAGCGCCCACGCTCTCACAAaagcttattattatttacaagcGTCGCGTTTTGTTTACAACTCTGCAGATTGCTTccctgtatgtgtgtgtgggtgaggCGAGTGGAAAACAAAGGCAACTCTGCGATAAATTATacattcaaaacaaaatataaaaaataaacagttTTGACCTTGGGTTTGCTTAAATTTGTGCTCTCCGGCTCTCTTTCTTGCTCTATCTCTCTCTGTCACTTAATTTGTTGATAGCAAGCCACGCTAACAGTATTTTTTGCTCactcaatattaattattttgtattatttcatATTGTGTTGAAATAATCTGGTTAGAACGATCCAAACATGTGTTCATAATATCgcttaatttcaatttatttgcgattctttttaatttcatttcccTTTCGTTGTTCAGAATTAGTCACTAACGTGCACATTGGTCACGCCTCAAACTGGAGATTTGTACTTTACCCCCAGTGCTGGAATTACCTTCCAAATGCTCTTCACGTGCATCCCACTcggttttaattagtttactTTGCCAGCGGACAAGATACAGTAGGTACTCCCCAAGTAAGACATCGCGAACTTCTCAAATAGAGCTAGTAACTTATAAATTATTCTACTTATTGTGCTTAATCATATACACTCGCTTATCTGCCTCCAATGTCAGATGCTTTGGATCAGATGTTCGGCCATTTGCCCCCTTTTTCACTGGCGGCGTTTCTTTGCCCACCAAACATTTCGCGTTCATTAGCTCGCTGTGTCGGTGTGCGTGGGGaattttttaatgatattATTCCTATATAGAAATGTCTGTTTATCTTTCATTGTGCGCTCTTCCAATGTTTGCTTGTCTTCTTCACTTTTTCGTACGATTCCACTTGGggcttttttgtttcttcATTTTTTCGGCAGTCAATGTgtaataaattcttttttattcgcCCCTTTGCGTCTATTTCCATGTTTGATACTCGGTTtgaagtgtatatatatatgaatatatatgtacatatataatatataagcGCCCCATTCGGGTTTTTTGGTTCCTATGTTTTGGTGTTTGGTCGGTTCTCtcagcgttttttttttattgtttggcCTTCAGTGCGTTCAGCTACCTTTGAcgaatattaaacaatttcaagAGGAAATAGCAATAATGTAAAGCAGCCAGAGATACAAGCATATCACTTAGCAAAAGTAGCATTTGGTCTGGAGCTTGAGTTTCTGTTTGCCTTGTATATCGAGAGGTTCCACCACCCCCAACCCCCCTTTTGCCAACCAAGCGAACACATAGTGTGACCTTCACATCTTGGGACCGGGCATTACAAAGTTCAACTCGAAACCGCCTCATTGGCAAATGTAAAACGGGGGACCTTATCATCCGGAATGTGCTCACTTATCGACTGTAATGGGTGAAAGATAAGCCAATCAGGGGGATCACAATCACAATGGTGTTTGTTCTGGGTATTATACGATATGGTATTGAATAATACGGGTAGCACTCTTAAATAATACAGCACTACTTTTAAATCTAAAATAGATTTGATAACCTTAAGCGGTAGTTCAGGGTTACTGAGTAGGCAAAAAACCAGCTTCTTCAATACCTTCTCACCTTCAATGAAAATGCACCTCATCAAGGCCATTTCCACGAATTTTCCACAATGCACGGCGCAAATTGTACCAAATCCCTTATACTAGATGCAGTTTTCTTTCCTGATTTATGaacattaaatggaaaacgaGAATGTTGTATTTTCATGTGTAaacaaactaattaatatttattatcgAGCCaccaaatggaaaacaataGTCAATCCGGTTCCGCCCCTGAGGCCTTTCACCTGACCAAGAAGTGGTGTTGTGGACTGAAAGAATCGAATCAAACCCGAAATTGGCTTACTAATTTTGCAAAAACTTCGCCATTTCTTGTTTACCCCGCGATCCAgtattgttttgaaatttttttcttatacTTCTGGCACTTCTATTCGTTGTTTTGATggacaaaacaaaactgtTGATGATTTCTCTGCCATTTTGctttcaaatttttgttgttcaCCAAATCGGTTGAAAGTATAGTATAGGTTGTCGGGAGGGGAAAAGAGGGGATCAGGcctattattgtttttttttctacatttCGGCTCGCCTTAAAATCAGCGATAAACATGACAATAACAAACTTTAAATAGTGTTGAGTTGCCTTTCGGATTTGCAAACTCTTCGGACTGCAAGAGATTACGTTTATCTGCTTAGTTTTCAGTGGTATACGAAGTTGTTTTGATTTCAGTTTATAAGCCAAAGGGATAAGATAACGATATGATGAATAGGGAAAGTTACAGTACTAAGAAAAAACGACTAACTTAATTTAATCTTATCATGGTTGCTTAATTTACTTTAGCACCCCTGAGCATTCGTCGTCATAATTAACGTAGCATAgcttgtatatatttatttacttatttaatcAATTCAATCACGTGTTGGTGCCGCCAACTTATGGACACGTGAGCCCATCAATTATAATCTGGTCTTGGGTTGCAGCTTTATGTAGTTTTGGTTCCGGCTAGATAACAGCTGCATGGGGTGCTTAGCATAAATGCCACCACCAACGGAATTGGGCTGAACTTAAAATGCTCCATTGGAAAACCAGTAACCAGTCAATGAGATTGGAAGTGAGAATGCTGGCTACCGCCAAGGTTGTCTGGTCATTATTAAAGTCATAATATATTCGTTTAATGAGCTGACGTCTCTGTTTTCAATGCAACTGGTCTGATTCGCATTCCCATTTGTCTACCTACTTTCAGATACTACAATATAACGCCGGGCCTGGGCGCCCATCTAGAGAAGGAGAGAGAGGAAGAAGTAGCAGCTATAATCCTAGATCACAGCGGGACTGCCCGCGAGATACAATGACAGAGAATCAGCTGTATCCCATGTCATCGGAGTTCTTTGACACCGGCTcgaacagcagcaacaacacactCAAATACGATCTGTATTCCCTGGGCTCCACCGTTGTGGGGGCGGCCCTGCCCACGTTGACCATCAACACGGGCtatggcagcagcagcatcaacagcaacaataacaacactaataacaacaacaacaataacaacagcagtagtcacagcagcagcagtagcagcaactGCTCCACCAGCACCACAAATACCTGTAATGTAATGCTAAGTACAACGGCCATAACAATACCACGCAGTAGCAACCACAACCAGATCCATCATCATCCGTATCAGCAGTCAGATTTGCAGACACCACGCCATCATCCCAGTCCACTACACACCTTGCCCAGCATGACCCACCAGCAAAATcagcttcagcagcagcaacagcaacaccacaaccaacagcagcagcagcagcaacaggagcagctgcagcaatcGCATTTGGCACTGGGTGAGCTTTCGGACTTCGGGCTGGATGCCCTGGATGCCGCTTCGCTGTCGCCCACCCTGCTGCAGGATGTGAGCCTGAGTGCCGTTTCTCCCCTAAGCTCCACACTGTACAATGGCAACACCAGTGGAgcaggcagcagcaacggctTAGGATCCGGCAGTGGTGGCTACTTCACGCCCGACATGTCGCACAGCCTCAGTCTGAATGTGGTCAGTGAGCAGGTACTGCTGCAGGAAGCCGCTACCACGAATGAGTTGCTCTACGAGATGACACCCAATTCGAATGCCATGTGGAGTGATATCAGCAGTGCCATTATCCATACCAAACACGAGCCATTCAGCCTGGACGATGACTACATCTTTCCCAACGATAAGGCCGAAATCCAGGCGGCCGATCTGTCTGATCTAAATGGTGGCGATTTCCTGGATGTGATCGGAAACATAGAGGATTTCTTGCCGCAGACCACAGTCACTCAAAGTGTCAATTTCCTATTGTCGCCGCAAGCCCAAGGACAGGATGCCCTGGTGGCACCGCCCATGGAACttttgcaacagcaacaacagaatcaccagcagctgcaggtTGGCAGTCTGCCGCAGTTGCAAACGCTGCTCACGCTAtcccagcaacagcagtcgAACAGTTCCTCCACTAGTCCGTATGAGATCTATCACAGTACGCCCCaaaagccgcagcagcagcagcagctgtccGCCAGCTTCTCGCCCGGCAGTCAGGCATCCCAATCGCCATTGAccccaccgccaccaccgcaCGCCAATCGACCCCAATACCAGATGGTTAAGTCGCGCAACATGCAGGAATTGATTAAGAAGGGCTTTCCCATGTCCTCGCCGCCAGAGCGCTCGATCCTAAGTCAATCTGCCGCCCTGAGTCCGGGTGGTAGCAGTGGTTTTGGCAGCTCGGCTTCTGGCAATAGTACAACTACCAGTAATCAGACATCCGGATCAGCCGTGCGCAAATCATTTGGCTACCAGAGCGCCGTGGAGAACTCCCAGCTGAGTCGCCTGAGCTCATCGGCTCCCACGCACTTGGGATTGGAGCACATCTGGATGCGACGTGAGCCACGACAGCATTTACTCTCAACCGGCTCGCTGGCCGAGGCCGAGAGCTTCTCATCGCTGAGCACGGGCAGTGTCTTGTCCCCGGATGGCATTGACTTCTCGCAGGACGATGAGGATGACAATTCGAGTGAGAACAGCGATGACTACAACGATTTCAGCAGCGACAATGGACTCTCTGGGGATGAAGATGAAACGCGTACCTCGACACCAAACCATTTGTCCAGTAGCAAGGGCAAGGAGCGATTCTTCTGGCAGTACAATGTGCAGGCCAAAGGACCCAAGGGAAAGAGACTGGTCTTTCAATCGAAGCTCGAGGATCCTCATGTGCTGAACGAGGTGACAGACCCCGTCTTCAGTCCAACTTGCTCCGTGCGAGGCATTAAGGTGTACAAGGTAAACTcaattgtaatatattttacattatttgTACTAACTTTGCTTCTTTTCCCAAAACAGCACAGTGGCAAGGCCCGCAAGGGCGATGGTAACGATTTAACACCCAATGCCAGGAAGCTGCACAATATTGGCAAGGAATTGGACAAGCTAAGTCGCACCATCAACGACATGACGCCTGTTTCCGAGCTGCCATTCAATGTGCGCCCCAAGTCGCGCAAGGAGAAGAACAAGTTGGCCTCACGCGCCTGTCGTCTGAAGAAGAAGGCGCAGCACGAGGCCAATAAAATTAAGCTATTTGGCCTTGAAATTGAACACAGTAAGTTGGATGTGCAAGCTGTGGAATTACCATATAATAATCCTTCAATTTT
This genomic stretch from Drosophila yakuba strain Tai18E2 chromosome 3R, Prin_Dyak_Tai18E2_2.1, whole genome shotgun sequence harbors:
- the LOC6538693 gene encoding protein CREBRF homolog, with product MTENQLYPMSSEFFDTGSNSSNNTLKYDLYSLGSTVVGAALPTLTINTGYGSSSINSNNNNTNNNNNNNNSSSHSSSSSSNCSTSTTNTCNVMLSTTAITIPRSSNHNQIHHHPYQQSDLQTPRHHPSPLHTLPSMTHQQNQLQQQQQQHHNQQQQQQQQEQLQQSHLALGELSDFGLDALDAASLSPTLLQDVSLSAVSPLSSTLYNGNTSGAGSSNGLGSGSGGYFTPDMSHSLSLNVVSEQVLLQEAATTNELLYEMTPNSNAMWSDISSAIIHTKHEPFSLDDDYIFPNDKAEIQAADLSDLNGGDFLDVIGNIEDFLPQTTVTQSVNFLLSPQAQGQDALVAPPMELLQQQQQNHQQLQVGSLPQLQTLLTLSQQQQSNSSSTSPYEIYHSTPQKPQQQQQLSASFSPGSQASQSPLTPPPPPHANRPQYQMVKSRNMQELIKKGFPMSSPPERSILSQSAALSPGGSSGFGSSASGNSTTTSNQTSGSAVRKSFGYQSAVENSQLSRLSSSAPTHLGLEHIWMRREPRQHLLSTGSLAEAESFSSLSTGSVLSPDGIDFSQDDEDDNSSENSDDYNDFSSDNGLSGDEDETRTSTPNHLSSSKGKERFFWQYNVQAKGPKGKRLVFQSKLEDPHVLNEVTDPVFSPTCSVRGIKVYKHSGKARKGDGNDLTPNARKLHNIGKELDKLSRTINDMTPVSELPFNVRPKSRKEKNKLASRACRLKKKAQHEANKIKLFGLEIEHKRLMNGIAELKQALVVKHRTKNLGESTEEVDQQIARIYATASSGIRIAGGSTDFVNKVLENMRGGMPNGGLEELRKSS